ATTATCCATCCACTAAAAAAAATGCCAAGTTGTTGGATTGTTTTGGCCAAACCTACAATCAGTGTATCAACACAATCGGTTTATAAAGAACTGCGCTTAAATCAAATGAAGCACCCCGATACACAGCGAATGCTTGCCGCGATTGAAACCAGTGACTTGCAAGGGATTTGCCAAGCCACCGGGAACGTTTTAGAAACGGTAACGCTTGAAAAAAATGCTCAAGTAAAACAACTGAAGGAAAAAATGCTCGAATTTGGTGCAGATACAGCAATGATGAGCGGAAGCGGCCCAACTGTGTTTGCGATCATTAAGCAATATTCACGGGCTAAGCGCGTGTATAACGGATTAAAAGGTTTTTGTGAAGAGGTTTATATGGTGCGACCGTGGAGCGAAGAATAGATAGAGAAGGCGAGTCAGGGATAGATTTAAAAAGTAGAGCATGCCGAACACGACAAATCGACCGTTTGCCGCCAATTTATTTGGTTCACGTCCCAGCCTCTTTAATATCAGAAAGTAATGGTCTCTTTACACACATTGAGTTTCTAACGAAGCCTGAAATAAAACATGAAAAAGTTGTATCTTCCTATAAAACGTTCTATAATAAAGAAAATGCGTACAAAATGAACTTTTTTCATTTGAATATACGGAAAAAGTCGAGGGAGAGAGATTATGAAAATTCGTCGCAGTGAGCGTTTAATTGATATGACGCGTTTTTTATTATCACATCCACGTAAGCTAGTGCCGCTTACGATGTTTGCTGAGCGCTATAGTTCTGCTAAATCTTCTATTAGCGAGGATTTAGTTATCATCAAAAAGACATTTGAAGATCGTGGTGTAGGAACCCTTGAGACAATTCCTGGCGCAGCTGGTGGTGTACGATATATTTCAAAAGCAGACCATGCGGATGCACTGGATTTTATTCATACACTTTGTAACAGGATTGCAGAACCAGAACGGCTTTTACCAGGGGGCTATTTATATCTTTCGGATTTGCTTGGGGAACCAGCAACACTAAAATTAATTGGAAAAGTTTTAGCGACGCAATTTAATGATAAGCCAATTGATGCGATCATGACTGTTGCGACAAAAGGGATCCCAATTGCTCAGGCTGTAGCAGAATATTTAAGTGTTCCTTTTGTCATTGTAAGACGCGATAGCAAAGTTACAGAAGGCTCAACTGTAAGCATCAATTATGTATCAGGTTCAACTAAACGAATCGAAAAAATGGAGTTATCTAAGCGCAGTTTAGCAGAAGGATCAAATGTTGTGATTGTGGATGACTTTATGAAAGCTGGCGGCACAATTAATGGCATGAAAAACTTACTTGAAGAATTTAATGCAAACTTGGTGGGCATTGGCGTTTTAGTCGAGTCGGAAAATGCAGAAGAAAAACTTGTGGACGATTATGTTTCCCTTGTAAAAATAAAAAATGTCAATGTAAAAGAAAGACGCATCGAAGTTGTAGAAGGGAATTACTTTTCCTCCATTTAAAAAAATAGCTTGAAGTTTCCTAATGTGCGCAGAAACTTTGAGCTTTTTTAAGAAACCCCTGCAATTTTACAAATTGTCAAATCAGTAAAATCTTTTGAAGGGCGATCTTCAATAAGAATAAACAGAAATTTCTTTCAATTATACGAATATTTCAGAAAAAAAGTAACTTTTTAGCCCGGAAAAGATAACAATCAGTCTCAAGGGGTAGGTAAAATAACTCGTTGTGTGTTAAAATAAATTGTGCTATAAAAAAGTTAGGGTTTTTATTACAGAGGAGGAAAGTCATGAAGAAGTGGTTAAAATGGTTGATAGGAATTGTTATTGTTGTGGTGATCGTAGGAGTAGTCATCGCATTTCTATCAAAAGGTAGCGAAGGAAATACAGCTGGTCAAAATAAAAATATTACAGCAAAAGTAAAACAAGGTGAAATGAAAATTAACGCAACAGGAACAGGAGCTATTGGCCCTAAAAATACACAAGTTCCAAATTATGATAGACTAGAACTTAAAGTTCAAATGGATGAGCTAGATATTCCTAATATTAAAGTAGATCAAGAAGTTAATATTTCTGTCACAGCACTTCCAGATAGAACATATAAAGGAAAAGTAAAAGAAATTGCTGATCAAGGACAAGTACAAAATGGTGTAGCAACATTCTCAGTAACCATTAGTTTGGATAAAACAGATAAACTTAAAGCTGGAATGACAGCTGATGCTTCTATTCTAGTCAATAAAAAGGCAAACGCACTATATGTTCCAATTGAAGCTGTACAAAAAGATAATGATAAATATTATGTCATGGTACCAGAAGTAAAAGACGGTAAAGAAACGAAAAAGAAAATTTTTGTCGAAACAGGTTTGCATAACGAAGACAATATCGAAATTACAAAAGGCTTGAAAAAAGGAGATACAGTCATCCTCCCTTCTAAAAAGACAAACACAGCTACGGCAGGATTTTAAGACATGAGGGTTAGAAGGAGGGATTATAAGTATGGCAAAACCGTTAATTGACATGAAAAATATTACAAAGAGTTACACTCTTGGGGGAGAAACATTTAAAGCGCTAGATGATGTTTCGCTTTCTGTAAAGCAAGGCGAGTTTCTTTCGATTGTCGGCCCAAGTGGCTCGGGGAAATCAACATTGATGAATATGATCGGGTGCCTAGATGTACCGGATTCAGGCAGCTATGAATTAGATGGCGTTAATGTTTTTAAACTGAATGATGATCGTTTATCTGAAATTCGCAATAAAAAAATCGGTTTTATTTTTCAACAATTTAATTTACTAGCAAAGTTATCCGCACTAGAAAATGTTGAATTACCTTTGATTTATGCAGGTATGGGTGCTACAAAACGTGAGGAAGTTGCACTGCAAAGCTTAGACATGGTAGGTCTTGCCAGTAAAAAGAAAAATCTACCAACACAACTATCTGGTGGACAACAGCAGCGTGTGGCTATTGCTAGAGCACTTTCAGCAAGCCCTTCTATTTTGCTTGCTGATGAACCAACAGGAGCCTTAGATTCTAAAACAGGGCAAGAAGTAATGGGGATTTTAAAAAGGCTTAATGCTGCTGGAAATACGATTGTCATGATCACGCATGATCTTGATATTGCCGCTTATGGCACAAGAAGTATCCGCATCCAAGATGGCAAACTTTATCAAGAGGGGGGCCGCAAATGAGTGTTCTTCAAAGTATGAAAATGGCATTCAAACAGTTACGTGCAAGTAAGTTACGTTCCTTTTTGACAATGCTTGGAATTATCATTGGTGTTGCATCAGTTATTTTGCTTGTATCACTTGGAAACGGCCTTTCTGCAAAAGTTAATGGACAGATGGGAGATTTAGGCTCCAATTTAGTAACTGTAGTGAATAGCTCCACCAATCCAAACGATAAATTCACTTATGATGAGGTTATGAAATATCGTAATATAGATGGCGTTAAAAGCGTTTCACCAGAGCTTTCTGGACAAGCTAACGCTGCTTATGGCTATAAATCACTTTCCAAAAAAATCGTTGGGACAAATGAAGAGTACCAGGCAGCTCGTAAACTTGATCTTAATAAAGGACGTTTCTTGTTACCAGTTGATGTAGAATACGGACAAAAGGTAGCAGTCATCGGTTCTACGGTAGCTAAAGATTTATTTGGTTTTTCAAATCCAATTGGTGAAACAGTCCGCTTAAATGGTTTACCATATAAAGTTGTTGGCGTTCTAAAGGAAAAAGGCGACTCAATGATGGGATCAAGCGATGACGAAATTTTCATCCCAATTATTTCAGCACAGCGGTTGCTAAAAAATACAGGAATCCAAAGTATTTATATTGAAACTAAAACAGCTGATGAAGTGGATTTTGTTGTTAATACTTTAGAATCGCGTCTTGCTATTAAATTTGATGATGGTAAGAAAACGACAGATTCAAAAGATGATCCAACAACTCCTAAGTATCGAGTGATTAATCAGCAAGAGCTTCTAACCGCCTTTAATACCATTAGTGCAACGCTTACCTCAGCACTTGGAGCTATTGCAGCGATTTCCCTTATTGTAGGTGGAATTGGTATTATGAATATTATGCTTGTATCGGTAAGTGAACGAACACGCGAAATTGGTATTCGAAAAGCACTCGGAGCCAAAAAACGAGCCATTTTAATGCAGTTTCTAATCGAGTCGGTTGTGATTAGTGTTGTTGGCGGAATCATTGGTATTCTTATAGGTGCCGGTGGAGCAAGCTTAGTGAGTAACTTAGCTGATATGCCTTCTGGTATAAATGTGGGAATTGTCATCTTTTCTTTCGTTTTCTCACTTTGTATTGGAGTCATCTTCGGTATTGCACCAGCTAACAAAGCTTCTAAATTACGTCCAATTGATGCTTTACGCTCGGAATAAAAACAAAAAAACTGTAAACAAAATATATTTGTTTACAGTTTTTTTAATTGCATAAAAAGATAAAACGAGCGATTAGTAAGCAAGAAAAACGCTTATCAATCGCTCGTTTATTAGTTTAAAATCCTGCTGAAATTGAGTTTACTACGGTAACAGCCTTACCTTTTTTTACATCAATCTTTGCTGTGCGAGATTCGTTACCTGCTTTGTCAGTAGCAGTTACTAAAAGCTGGGTTTTTAATTCTTGGTTTCCAATAGCGATGCTGAAATTCCCATTATCATCTGCATAGCTAGTTGCAAGGGTTTGACCATTTTTTGTCTTAATTGTTATTTTTGCATTTTTTTCAGCTTTACCAGTAAGGTTAGTATCTATTGTTGTGAACTTGTTTAATTTAGGTGCCGGTGGAGCAATAGAATCTTTTACCGTCACCGTTACTGGTTCAGTTTTGTAAATCCCTTTTTGAATTGTAACACTTACTTTAGAATCAGCTGCAATTGAAAGCGTTGGAATAAAAACGGCATTTATAACGGGTACAGTACCTTTATATTCTTTAACCAGTTTCCCTGCAGGGTTTGTAACTGAGACATGGTAAGTTGTATTTTTTTCTGCACCAAATGTGATAAGGTGAGAGCGATTGCTGATGTCAGCAACTTTTGGTAAAGCTGGTTCTGGATGTTCAACATTGTATAAAAATGATGTTACTTTATCTTCGTAACGCTGTGGTGCAGATCGGAATGATTTTGCATGTGCAGCAGTTCGAACAAGTAATTTTTCCGTATAACCTGGTGATGCCTTGTATAGTTTGTCCATAGAACGAGGGGAAATAAACCAGTCAACGCCTCCATGAACGAAAAGTTTAGGAACAGTCGATGCTTTTACACTTTCTAGCGGTGTTACTTCGTATAAATCAAAACCGAGTATAGGTTTGATTTTAAGTTCATTTAAAAGATTAATCAGTTTGTCTTCTTCATCATTCCAATTAAATTGGTTAAGATAAGGAATGTATTTGAAAAATCTTGTTAATAAATGGAGTGTGTCTTTTAATTGTTCAGATAAAGAAGCATAACCACAATCTGCAATATACGCTGTTACATTTTCATGAGGGGTCTGTTGGGAAAGCATTGTTGCAGCTGCTCCCATTGAAACGCCGTATAGCAGGATTTCTTGATCAGGTTTTAAAGCTGTTTCTTGATCAATCCATTTGTTTAAATCGTCTTTTTCATAATAACCAAAAGTAATATACTCTCCTCCACTTCGGTTATGCGATCTTGTGTCAGGAAGAAGGACGTTGTAGCCTAATTTGGAAAACATTTCAGCCTCTCCCAAAAGAGCAGTTGCAGCTGCACGATAACCACTGTGAAGGATGACAGTCTTAGAAGATTGGTTATCAATGTAGGTTGCGATTAGCTTAATATCTTTTTTTGTTGGTATGTCATATACGGTTAATTCCCTTTGTGACTTATTCTTTAAATTATCATACCATTCTTTATTTTGCGCATCTTTTTTTGCTGGTTGTTCTGAATCGTCCACGTCTTTAAATAAAGAATTGTTTCTTGCAAAGCCGAAATCAAAAGCTACATTTACAATCGCTTTTTCCCAGTCTTTTGCTGTTAATGTCCCTCTTGTTTTAGGTAATTGCTTGTTGAGTTCGGATTGAATTTCCGTAACAATTTTTTGATCTTGAGCTGACAACTTGGGTGTGTTGTTTTCTTGAGCTGAAACTACAGGTGCAAATGAAGCTAGCATTAAATTGAAAAACATGACACAGATAAATATTTTTTTCATATGAAACTCCCTTTTTTAATTTTTTTTAACCCCCCATTAAATCTTACTATATTCAGCCACTTATTTTTGTGACAATATAGAGAATTTTTTCATATATTTTTGGAAAAAATGTACGAATTTTATGTATTGACAATTCGATTTGACTCTATAAAAAAATTTATCACACTAAATGTGTGATAATGACATTTGTAATAATTTAGACGATAAATGTTAGATCATACATATAAGCATGATTTTTCGCTACTTTGACGTGTTATTCGGTGTAAGATCTGTGAGAGAAGCAATCAATTTAATGATAAATGAAAATAAAATATGACCAGACGTTTTATTCCAAGTGAAATAGGGAAAATAAAATTAGACAATGTCCATGTTTAAAGGCGCTTGAGCCGTTTTATTAAGAATACGAGCAAAATCCTTGTATACGAGTAAATAGACAAAGTGCTTCGTTAATAATGTTCAATCTATAAAAAATTGGATAAATTGAGTTCACAAAGTTGTCAAATTTATTTTTTTTTATTATGATGGAACTAAGGAAAAAATAATGGCTCTAAAATGGAGGTCCTTTTAATTTTCTGATCATGGATAATGTTGCATGTCTTCTGAGTGAATAAAAGCAGCGCAACTAGAATAAGGTGGTGAAGGAAATGGAAATTACAGATGTGAGATTACGACGTGTTGAGACAGATGGAAGAATGAAAGCAATTTCTTCGATCACGATTTGTGGAGGGTTTGTTGTCCATGATGTTCGTGTTATCGCCGGCGATAATGGCTTTTTTATAGCAATGCCAAGTAAACGTACACCAGATGGTGAGTTTCGTGATATTGCACACCCAATTGATTCGGAAACACGTGCGAAAATCCAAAAAGCTGTCCTAGATGCTTATGAAGCAGCTGAGCAGGAAGCTAAAGAAGAAGGATCTTCTACAAGTGAAGATGATGTAGAAGAATAAAAATTAAGGCCCCTTTAATTTGAGAAGCAGCTATGAGGCAACAAAATAGAGAGGTTACTTAAAACCGTTGCGGATATTAGAGCTATTCTTTTTGGAAAAGGGTAAATGGGATAAGGAGTGACAAAAATGGAAATAGAAGTAACTGATGTAAGATTACGTAGAGTAGAAACTGATGGCAGAATGAGAGCAATTGCTTCCATTACATTGTGGGGGGTATTTGTAATACATGATATTCGTGTTATTGATGGGAACAATGGTTTGTTCGTAGCAATGCCTTCAAAACGTGGTGTTGATGGCGAATTTCGTGATATAGCTCACCCAATTAATTCTGAAACACGCGCGAAAATTCAAGAAGCTGTTCTTGCTGAGTACGAACGTGTTGGCGAAGAAGAAGCAAACGAAGAAACTAAAGTGGAATCAGAAGCTATTTCTGCTGATTAATATAGAAGTTGTCTTTGGTAACTTGAAATAAGGATGTGCTGAATAAGAAAGATCTATTCAGCACATTTTTTGTTTTTTCAACTATTGTTTTTCTTTTTGAGAATATGCTATAATTTAAAAATAGGATATTATATGTGGGGGAGCGTAAAAATGGTTGCCATTGAGGATGTCTATACCGAAAAATCCAATAACGGACAAGGTGCATCCTTTTTTTCAAAGAGCACTGTTTTTAGTGTTCTTATTCCTGCTATTACGCTCTTTATCTAACTATTTAGGTAAAGTTTTTTTATGTAAATAAATCGATGAAAAAGCCACTTACAGTGAATTTATTACAAATAGGAGGGTTACCATACCATGACAAATCAATATGCTGTTGTTCTTGCAGCTGGCCAAGGTACTCGCATGAAATCAAAATTATATAAGGTGTTACATCCTGTTTGTGGAAAGCCAATGGTTGAACATGTGGTTGAGCAAATTGAATCACTAAATATGAATGAAATTATTACAATTGTGGGCCACGGTGCTGAAAAAGTAAAGGAGCGCTTGGTAGATCGCAGTAAGTTTGTTATGCAAGAAGAACAGCTTGGAACTGCGCATGCTGTTCTTCAAGCGAAATCACTTCTTGAAAATAAAGAAGGAGTGACGCTTGTTATTTGTGGAGATACACCGCTTATTCAAGATACTACAATAGAAGCCCTAATGAAATATCACCATGAAAAGCGTGCGAAAGCAACTATTCTAACAACAACAATAGAAGACCCTACTGGTTATGGCCGTATCATTCGCGATGACCTTGGCATTGTTGGGAAAATTGTCGAGGAAAAAGATGCAAGCGAACAAGAGAAGCGGGTAACAGAAATTAATACAGGCACGTACTGTTTTGATAATCAGGTATTGTTTGACGCCCTTTCAAAAGTTTCAAATGATAATGCGCAAGGTGAATATTATTTGCCGGATGTTATCAAAATTTTAAAAGACGCAGATGAAGTGGTGGCTGCTTATCGGATTGACGATTTTGAAGAATCATTGGGTGTTAATGATCGCATAGCTCTTGCAGAAGCTGGAAAAATTATGCGCAAGCGAATTAATGAAAAACACATGCGTGCGGGTGTTACCTTAGCTAACCCTGAAAGCATATATATTGATGCTGGCGTAGTGATTGGTCAAGATACTGTTATTGAATCAAATGTTACATTACGTGGTAAAACAACGATTGGTGAAGATTGCATCATCACAAGCGGAACAGATTGTACAAATGCTGAGATTGGTGATCGTGTGTGGATACGTACTTCTGAAATTGAAGATAGCAAAGTAGGAAATGACGTGCAAATTGGTCCTTATGCTCATCTGCGTCCCGAATCAGATATTCATGATCACGTTAAAATTGGCAATTATGTAGAAACGAAAAAAGCAGTTGTTGGTGAAGGAACTAAATTACCGCATTTTATCTATATGGGCGATGCTGAGATTGGGAAAAATGTTAATGTTGGTTGTGGCTCCATTTCTGTAAATTATGATGGCAAAAATAAACATAAAACCATTATCGGGGACAATGTATTTATTGGTTGCAATTCTAACTTGATTGCTCCGGTAACGATCCATAGCAATACATACGTTGCTGCCGGTTCAACAATAACAGAAGATGTACCGGAAGAAGCACTTGCTATTGCACGTACTCGTCAGACGAACAAAGAAGGTTATATGTCTAAGATGAATTTTGTTAAGTAATATATAGGGTATCTAATTTATATAAAAAAATGTGGAGGCTGATTATGTCAAACGATTATTTTGATCCAAAGTTGAAAATTTTTTCACTTAATTCGAATCGAGCGCTCGCCGAAGAGATTGCTAAAGAAGTAGGAATTGAATTAGGAAGATCTAGTGTTACTCATTTTAGTGATGGTGAAATCCAAATTAACATTGAAGAGAGTATTCGTGGCTGTCATGTCTACGTTATTCAATCAACTAGCTATCCAGTGAACCAAAATATGATGGAACTTTTGATCATGATAGATGCGTTAAAACGAGCTTCTGCTGCAACCATTAATATTGTTATGCCATATTATGGTTATGCTCGGCAAGATCGGAAAGCGAGAAGCCGTGAACCGATCACAGCAAAACTAGTGGCAAATCTAATCGAGACTGCTGGAGCAACGCGTATGATTACGCTTGATATGCATGCCCCACAAATTCAAGGTTTTTTTGACATTCCAATCGATCATTTAAATGCGGTACGCTTATTAAGTAATTATTTTGGAGAACGCCATTTAGATGGAGATTTAGTCGTTGTTTCTCCTGATCACGGGGGTGTAACACGTGCCCGCAAGATGGCTGATCGCTTAAAAGCTCCTAT
This DNA window, taken from Listeria sp. PSOL-1, encodes the following:
- a CDS encoding ABC transporter ATP-binding protein, whose translation is MAKPLIDMKNITKSYTLGGETFKALDDVSLSVKQGEFLSIVGPSGSGKSTLMNMIGCLDVPDSGSYELDGVNVFKLNDDRLSEIRNKKIGFIFQQFNLLAKLSALENVELPLIYAGMGATKREEVALQSLDMVGLASKKKNLPTQLSGGQQQRVAIARALSASPSILLADEPTGALDSKTGQEVMGILKRLNAAGNTIVMITHDLDIAAYGTRSIRIQDGKLYQEGGRK
- the spoVG gene encoding septation regulator SpoVG, with the translated sequence MEVTDVRLRRVETDGRMRAIASITLWGVFVIHDIRVIDGNNGLFVAMPSKRGVDGEFRDIAHPINSETRAKIQEAVLAEYERVGEEEANEETKVESEAISAD
- a CDS encoding efflux RND transporter periplasmic adaptor subunit, with the protein product MKKWLKWLIGIVIVVVIVGVVIAFLSKGSEGNTAGQNKNITAKVKQGEMKINATGTGAIGPKNTQVPNYDRLELKVQMDELDIPNIKVDQEVNISVTALPDRTYKGKVKEIADQGQVQNGVATFSVTISLDKTDKLKAGMTADASILVNKKANALYVPIEAVQKDNDKYYVMVPEVKDGKETKKKIFVETGLHNEDNIEITKGLKKGDTVILPSKKTNTATAGF
- a CDS encoding ribose-phosphate diphosphokinase; its protein translation is MSNDYFDPKLKIFSLNSNRALAEEIAKEVGIELGRSSVTHFSDGEIQINIEESIRGCHVYVIQSTSYPVNQNMMELLIMIDALKRASAATINIVMPYYGYARQDRKARSREPITAKLVANLIETAGATRMITLDMHAPQIQGFFDIPIDHLNAVRLLSNYFGERHLDGDLVVVSPDHGGVTRARKMADRLKAPIAIIDKRRPRPNVAEVMNIVGNVEGKVCILIDDIIDTAGTITLAANALMENGATKVYACCTHPVLSGPAMERINESPIEKLVVTNSISLPKDKWIDKMEQLSVASLLGEAIVRVHENASVSSLFE
- a CDS encoding Ig-like domain-containing protein — its product is MKKIFICVMFFNLMLASFAPVVSAQENNTPKLSAQDQKIVTEIQSELNKQLPKTRGTLTAKDWEKAIVNVAFDFGFARNNSLFKDVDDSEQPAKKDAQNKEWYDNLKNKSQRELTVYDIPTKKDIKLIATYIDNQSSKTVILHSGYRAAATALLGEAEMFSKLGYNVLLPDTRSHNRSGGEYITFGYYEKDDLNKWIDQETALKPDQEILLYGVSMGAAATMLSQQTPHENVTAYIADCGYASLSEQLKDTLHLLTRFFKYIPYLNQFNWNDEEDKLINLLNELKIKPILGFDLYEVTPLESVKASTVPKLFVHGGVDWFISPRSMDKLYKASPGYTEKLLVRTAAHAKSFRSAPQRYEDKVTSFLYNVEHPEPALPKVADISNRSHLITFGAEKNTTYHVSVTNPAGKLVKEYKGTVPVINAVFIPTLSIAADSKVSVTIQKGIYKTEPVTVTVKDSIAPPAPKLNKFTTIDTNLTGKAEKNAKITIKTKNGQTLATSYADDNGNFSIAIGNQELKTQLLVTATDKAGNESRTAKIDVKKGKAVTVVNSISAGF
- the purR gene encoding pur operon repressor; translated protein: MKIRRSERLIDMTRFLLSHPRKLVPLTMFAERYSSAKSSISEDLVIIKKTFEDRGVGTLETIPGAAGGVRYISKADHADALDFIHTLCNRIAEPERLLPGGYLYLSDLLGEPATLKLIGKVLATQFNDKPIDAIMTVATKGIPIAQAVAEYLSVPFVIVRRDSKVTEGSTVSINYVSGSTKRIEKMELSKRSLAEGSNVVIVDDFMKAGGTINGMKNLLEEFNANLVGIGVLVESENAEEKLVDDYVSLVKIKNVNVKERRIEVVEGNYFSSI
- the glmU gene encoding bifunctional UDP-N-acetylglucosamine diphosphorylase/glucosamine-1-phosphate N-acetyltransferase GlmU, which encodes MTNQYAVVLAAGQGTRMKSKLYKVLHPVCGKPMVEHVVEQIESLNMNEIITIVGHGAEKVKERLVDRSKFVMQEEQLGTAHAVLQAKSLLENKEGVTLVICGDTPLIQDTTIEALMKYHHEKRAKATILTTTIEDPTGYGRIIRDDLGIVGKIVEEKDASEQEKRVTEINTGTYCFDNQVLFDALSKVSNDNAQGEYYLPDVIKILKDADEVVAAYRIDDFEESLGVNDRIALAEAGKIMRKRINEKHMRAGVTLANPESIYIDAGVVIGQDTVIESNVTLRGKTTIGEDCIITSGTDCTNAEIGDRVWIRTSEIEDSKVGNDVQIGPYAHLRPESDIHDHVKIGNYVETKKAVVGEGTKLPHFIYMGDAEIGKNVNVGCGSISVNYDGKNKHKTIIGDNVFIGCNSNLIAPVTIHSNTYVAAGSTITEDVPEEALAIARTRQTNKEGYMSKMNFVK
- a CDS encoding ABC transporter permease encodes the protein MSVLQSMKMAFKQLRASKLRSFLTMLGIIIGVASVILLVSLGNGLSAKVNGQMGDLGSNLVTVVNSSTNPNDKFTYDEVMKYRNIDGVKSVSPELSGQANAAYGYKSLSKKIVGTNEEYQAARKLDLNKGRFLLPVDVEYGQKVAVIGSTVAKDLFGFSNPIGETVRLNGLPYKVVGVLKEKGDSMMGSSDDEIFIPIISAQRLLKNTGIQSIYIETKTADEVDFVVNTLESRLAIKFDDGKKTTDSKDDPTTPKYRVINQQELLTAFNTISATLTSALGAIAAISLIVGGIGIMNIMLVSVSERTREIGIRKALGAKKRAILMQFLIESVVISVVGGIIGILIGAGGASLVSNLADMPSGINVGIVIFSFVFSLCIGVIFGIAPANKASKLRPIDALRSE
- the spoVG gene encoding septation regulator SpoVG, with product MEITDVRLRRVETDGRMKAISSITICGGFVVHDVRVIAGDNGFFIAMPSKRTPDGEFRDIAHPIDSETRAKIQKAVLDAYEAAEQEAKEEGSSTSEDDVEE